Proteins found in one Ptychodera flava strain L36383 chromosome 16, AS_Pfla_20210202, whole genome shotgun sequence genomic segment:
- the LOC139114751 gene encoding ras-specific guanine nucleotide-releasing factor RalGPS1-like isoform X4 — translation MNQPHKPLRYDKCEDDDVRPTTPKMVVTEDRGSQDSLDSRWTLPRMKSYDAVVFDMLRVTPDEFASQITLQDIPVFKAIHPEELTSCAWSSKEKHKLAPNIVAFTRRFNHVSFWVVKEILTAQTLKIRAEVLGHFVKIAKKLFELNNYHALMAVVSALQSAPIFRLIKTWGLLHRKERQTFEKLAEVMSEDNNREKLREHMNTVRLPCIPYLGMYLQDLIYIDVAHPHSGGLESQQRSLQMNNICRIIAEFQQSSYEHLPTLCHVQNYLKSVRYIEELQKFVEEDNYNLSLKIEPADTAPDSYECRSKDDLSESPGSPHVAGKHTPSTPSAPRFIPGHRKTRSLGTNFLCHSIPTESFSLPTSSTVTSNGSRHLLDDSLLEDFQISNPLELSINGQSRGSSDGSVSTISDEQDMLMRPIDSSSISSDEVICTDISDSSFTIQGCLKRKTVLKNGKKPSFSAWTRFWVGLWGTNLVFYAAKHLRGQERNDFKSSACKIVSIIDWMAVLTEEIHHNDVVQMTDPSKGNVYKFKAGTPSRASQWFKFLNEASKPNQGPKTPANLMSFE, via the exons GATCGAGGCAGCCAGGATTCTTTGGACAGTCGGTGGACACTGCCAAGAATGAAGAGCTATGATGCTGTTGTATTTGATATGCTCAGGGTTACTCCAGATGAATTTGCT AGCCAGATAACACTTCAAGATATTCCAGTGTTCAAGGCTATTCATCCAGAG GAACTTACAAGCTGTGCGTGGTCCAGCaaagaaaaacacaaacttGCACCAAACATTGTGGCCTTTACCAGAAGGTTTAATCAT GTAAGTTTTTGGGTTGTCAAAGAGATACTGACAGCCCAGACATTGAAGATCCGTGCTGAGGTACTTGGTCACTTTGTGAAGATTGCAAAGAAACTGTTTGAGCTGAATAATTACCATGCTTTGATGGCCGTGGTGTCAGCATTACAAAGTGCACCAATCTTTAGGCTGATTAAAACGTGGGGA CTTTTACACAGAAAAGAAAGAcagacatttgaaaaattagcTGAGGTAATGTCAGAAGACAACAACCGAGAAAAATTGCGTGAACATATGAACACTGTGAGGCTTCCATGTATACCTTATCTAG GCATGTATTTACAAGACTTGATTTACATAGATGTAGCTCATCCACATTCAGGGGGTTTAGAAAGTCAACAGAGATCATTACAG ATGAATAATATTTGCAGAATTATTGCTGAATTTCAACAGTCATCATATGAACACTTGCCAACGCTATGCCATGTACAAAATTATCTTAAATCAGTCAGATACATTGAAGAACTACAAAAATTTGTCGAAGAAGACAACTACAA TTTATCTTTGAAAATCGAACCAGCGGATACTGCCCCAGATAGCTATGAGTGTAGATCAAAAGACGATCTCTCAG AGTCGCCAGGATCACCACATGTTGCCGGGAAACACACGCCCTCAACACCATCAGCGCCTAGATTTATACCGGGTCATAGAAAAACACGAAGTTTAGGTACAAA ttttctctgtcactcaATCCCCACAGAGTCATTTAG TTTACCCACATCATCAACAGTTACAAGTAATGGTTCAAGACATTTGTTAGATGACAGTTTACTTGAAGACTTTCAAATAAGTAATCCTCTAGAGCTTTCTATCAATGGCCAATCAAGAGGAAGCAGTGATGGGTCTGTGTCAACTATCAGTGATGAACAGGATATGCTAATGAGACCAATTGACAG ttcTTCCATTTCAAGTGATGAAGTTATTTGTACTGATATTTCAGATTCTTCCTTTACAATTCAAG GCTGTCTGAAGAGGAAGACAGTTttgaaaaatgggaaaaaaccTTCA TTTTCAGCGTGGACAAGGTTTTGGGTGGGACTGTGGGGAACCAACCTTGTTTTCTACGCAGCCAAACATTTGAGAGGCCAAGAGAGAAATGATTTCAAGTCATCAGCTTGTAAAATAGTCTCCATTATTGATTGGATGGCGGTACTTACAGAAGAAATTCATCACAATGACGTTGTTCAGATGACAGATCCTTCAAAAG GTAATGTCTATAAGTTCAAAGCAGGAACTCCAAGTAGAGCATCTCAGTGGTTTAAGTTTCTTAATGAAGCCAGCAAACCCAATCAAGGTCCTAAG acaCCAGCAAACTTGATGTCGTTTGAATGA
- the LOC139114751 gene encoding ras-specific guanine nucleotide-releasing factor RalGPS1-like isoform X6, producing the protein MQFNTVQDRGSQDSLDSRWTLPRMKSYDAVVFDMLRVTPDEFASQITLQDIPVFKAIHPEELTSCAWSSKEKHKLAPNIVAFTRRFNHVSFWVVKEILTAQTLKIRAEVLGHFVKIAKKLFELNNYHALMAVVSALQSAPIFRLIKTWGLLHRKERQTFEKLAEVMSEDNNREKLREHMNTVRLPCIPYLGMYLQDLIYIDVAHPHSGGLESQQRSLQMNNICRIIAEFQQSSYEHLPTLCHVQNYLKSVRYIEELQKFVEEDNYNLSLKIEPADTAPDSYECRSKDDLSESPGSPHVAGKHTPSTPSAPRFIPGHRKTRSLGTNFLCHSIPTESFSLPTSSTVTSNGSRHLLDDSLLEDFQISNPLELSINGQSRGSSDGSVSTISDEQDMLMRPIDSSSISSDEVICTDISDSSFTIQGCLKRKTVLKNGKKPSFSAWTRFWVGLWGTNLVFYAAKHLRGQERNDFKSSACKIVSIIDWMAVLTEEIHHNDVVQMTDPSKGNVYKFKAGTPSRASQWFKFLNEASKPNQGPKTPANLMSFE; encoded by the exons GATCGAGGCAGCCAGGATTCTTTGGACAGTCGGTGGACACTGCCAAGAATGAAGAGCTATGATGCTGTTGTATTTGATATGCTCAGGGTTACTCCAGATGAATTTGCT AGCCAGATAACACTTCAAGATATTCCAGTGTTCAAGGCTATTCATCCAGAG GAACTTACAAGCTGTGCGTGGTCCAGCaaagaaaaacacaaacttGCACCAAACATTGTGGCCTTTACCAGAAGGTTTAATCAT GTAAGTTTTTGGGTTGTCAAAGAGATACTGACAGCCCAGACATTGAAGATCCGTGCTGAGGTACTTGGTCACTTTGTGAAGATTGCAAAGAAACTGTTTGAGCTGAATAATTACCATGCTTTGATGGCCGTGGTGTCAGCATTACAAAGTGCACCAATCTTTAGGCTGATTAAAACGTGGGGA CTTTTACACAGAAAAGAAAGAcagacatttgaaaaattagcTGAGGTAATGTCAGAAGACAACAACCGAGAAAAATTGCGTGAACATATGAACACTGTGAGGCTTCCATGTATACCTTATCTAG GCATGTATTTACAAGACTTGATTTACATAGATGTAGCTCATCCACATTCAGGGGGTTTAGAAAGTCAACAGAGATCATTACAG ATGAATAATATTTGCAGAATTATTGCTGAATTTCAACAGTCATCATATGAACACTTGCCAACGCTATGCCATGTACAAAATTATCTTAAATCAGTCAGATACATTGAAGAACTACAAAAATTTGTCGAAGAAGACAACTACAA TTTATCTTTGAAAATCGAACCAGCGGATACTGCCCCAGATAGCTATGAGTGTAGATCAAAAGACGATCTCTCAG AGTCGCCAGGATCACCACATGTTGCCGGGAAACACACGCCCTCAACACCATCAGCGCCTAGATTTATACCGGGTCATAGAAAAACACGAAGTTTAGGTACAAA ttttctctgtcactcaATCCCCACAGAGTCATTTAG TTTACCCACATCATCAACAGTTACAAGTAATGGTTCAAGACATTTGTTAGATGACAGTTTACTTGAAGACTTTCAAATAAGTAATCCTCTAGAGCTTTCTATCAATGGCCAATCAAGAGGAAGCAGTGATGGGTCTGTGTCAACTATCAGTGATGAACAGGATATGCTAATGAGACCAATTGACAG ttcTTCCATTTCAAGTGATGAAGTTATTTGTACTGATATTTCAGATTCTTCCTTTACAATTCAAG GCTGTCTGAAGAGGAAGACAGTTttgaaaaatgggaaaaaaccTTCA TTTTCAGCGTGGACAAGGTTTTGGGTGGGACTGTGGGGAACCAACCTTGTTTTCTACGCAGCCAAACATTTGAGAGGCCAAGAGAGAAATGATTTCAAGTCATCAGCTTGTAAAATAGTCTCCATTATTGATTGGATGGCGGTACTTACAGAAGAAATTCATCACAATGACGTTGTTCAGATGACAGATCCTTCAAAAG GTAATGTCTATAAGTTCAAAGCAGGAACTCCAAGTAGAGCATCTCAGTGGTTTAAGTTTCTTAATGAAGCCAGCAAACCCAATCAAGGTCCTAAG acaCCAGCAAACTTGATGTCGTTTGAATGA
- the LOC139114751 gene encoding ras-specific guanine nucleotide-releasing factor RalGPS1-like isoform X2 has product MYIYHRFVAEEVKNVRFTDISGAMNQPHKPLRYDKCEDDDVRPTTPKMVVTEDRGSQDSLDSRWTLPRMKSYDAVVFDMLRVTPDEFASQITLQDIPVFKAIHPEELTSCAWSSKEKHKLAPNIVAFTRRFNHVSFWVVKEILTAQTLKIRAEVLGHFVKIAKKLFELNNYHALMAVVSALQSAPIFRLIKTWGLLHRKERQTFEKLAEVMSEDNNREKLREHMNTVRLPCIPYLGMYLQDLIYIDVAHPHSGGLESQQRSLQMNNICRIIAEFQQSSYEHLPTLCHVQNYLKSVRYIEELQKFVEEDNYNLSLKIEPADTAPDSYECRSKDDLSESPGSPHVAGKHTPSTPSAPRFIPGHRKTRSLGTNFLCHSIPTESFSLPTSSTVTSNGSRHLLDDSLLEDFQISNPLELSINGQSRGSSDGSVSTISDEQDMLMRPIDSSSISSDEVICTDISDSSFTIQGCLKRKTVLKNGKKPSFSAWTRFWVGLWGTNLVFYAAKHLRGQERNDFKSSACKIVSIIDWMAVLTEEIHHNDVVQMTDPSKGNVYKFKAGTPSRASQWFKFLNEASKPNQGPKTPANLMSFE; this is encoded by the exons GATCGAGGCAGCCAGGATTCTTTGGACAGTCGGTGGACACTGCCAAGAATGAAGAGCTATGATGCTGTTGTATTTGATATGCTCAGGGTTACTCCAGATGAATTTGCT AGCCAGATAACACTTCAAGATATTCCAGTGTTCAAGGCTATTCATCCAGAG GAACTTACAAGCTGTGCGTGGTCCAGCaaagaaaaacacaaacttGCACCAAACATTGTGGCCTTTACCAGAAGGTTTAATCAT GTAAGTTTTTGGGTTGTCAAAGAGATACTGACAGCCCAGACATTGAAGATCCGTGCTGAGGTACTTGGTCACTTTGTGAAGATTGCAAAGAAACTGTTTGAGCTGAATAATTACCATGCTTTGATGGCCGTGGTGTCAGCATTACAAAGTGCACCAATCTTTAGGCTGATTAAAACGTGGGGA CTTTTACACAGAAAAGAAAGAcagacatttgaaaaattagcTGAGGTAATGTCAGAAGACAACAACCGAGAAAAATTGCGTGAACATATGAACACTGTGAGGCTTCCATGTATACCTTATCTAG GCATGTATTTACAAGACTTGATTTACATAGATGTAGCTCATCCACATTCAGGGGGTTTAGAAAGTCAACAGAGATCATTACAG ATGAATAATATTTGCAGAATTATTGCTGAATTTCAACAGTCATCATATGAACACTTGCCAACGCTATGCCATGTACAAAATTATCTTAAATCAGTCAGATACATTGAAGAACTACAAAAATTTGTCGAAGAAGACAACTACAA TTTATCTTTGAAAATCGAACCAGCGGATACTGCCCCAGATAGCTATGAGTGTAGATCAAAAGACGATCTCTCAG AGTCGCCAGGATCACCACATGTTGCCGGGAAACACACGCCCTCAACACCATCAGCGCCTAGATTTATACCGGGTCATAGAAAAACACGAAGTTTAGGTACAAA ttttctctgtcactcaATCCCCACAGAGTCATTTAG TTTACCCACATCATCAACAGTTACAAGTAATGGTTCAAGACATTTGTTAGATGACAGTTTACTTGAAGACTTTCAAATAAGTAATCCTCTAGAGCTTTCTATCAATGGCCAATCAAGAGGAAGCAGTGATGGGTCTGTGTCAACTATCAGTGATGAACAGGATATGCTAATGAGACCAATTGACAG ttcTTCCATTTCAAGTGATGAAGTTATTTGTACTGATATTTCAGATTCTTCCTTTACAATTCAAG GCTGTCTGAAGAGGAAGACAGTTttgaaaaatgggaaaaaaccTTCA TTTTCAGCGTGGACAAGGTTTTGGGTGGGACTGTGGGGAACCAACCTTGTTTTCTACGCAGCCAAACATTTGAGAGGCCAAGAGAGAAATGATTTCAAGTCATCAGCTTGTAAAATAGTCTCCATTATTGATTGGATGGCGGTACTTACAGAAGAAATTCATCACAATGACGTTGTTCAGATGACAGATCCTTCAAAAG GTAATGTCTATAAGTTCAAAGCAGGAACTCCAAGTAGAGCATCTCAGTGGTTTAAGTTTCTTAATGAAGCCAGCAAACCCAATCAAGGTCCTAAG acaCCAGCAAACTTGATGTCGTTTGAATGA
- the LOC139114751 gene encoding ras-specific guanine nucleotide-releasing factor RalGPS1-like isoform X3, which translates to MGRRGAMNQPHKPLRYDKCEDDDVRPTTPKMVVTEDRGSQDSLDSRWTLPRMKSYDAVVFDMLRVTPDEFASQITLQDIPVFKAIHPEELTSCAWSSKEKHKLAPNIVAFTRRFNHVSFWVVKEILTAQTLKIRAEVLGHFVKIAKKLFELNNYHALMAVVSALQSAPIFRLIKTWGLLHRKERQTFEKLAEVMSEDNNREKLREHMNTVRLPCIPYLGMYLQDLIYIDVAHPHSGGLESQQRSLQMNNICRIIAEFQQSSYEHLPTLCHVQNYLKSVRYIEELQKFVEEDNYNLSLKIEPADTAPDSYECRSKDDLSESPGSPHVAGKHTPSTPSAPRFIPGHRKTRSLGTNFLCHSIPTESFSLPTSSTVTSNGSRHLLDDSLLEDFQISNPLELSINGQSRGSSDGSVSTISDEQDMLMRPIDSSSISSDEVICTDISDSSFTIQGCLKRKTVLKNGKKPSFSAWTRFWVGLWGTNLVFYAAKHLRGQERNDFKSSACKIVSIIDWMAVLTEEIHHNDVVQMTDPSKGNVYKFKAGTPSRASQWFKFLNEASKPNQGPKTPANLMSFE; encoded by the exons GATCGAGGCAGCCAGGATTCTTTGGACAGTCGGTGGACACTGCCAAGAATGAAGAGCTATGATGCTGTTGTATTTGATATGCTCAGGGTTACTCCAGATGAATTTGCT AGCCAGATAACACTTCAAGATATTCCAGTGTTCAAGGCTATTCATCCAGAG GAACTTACAAGCTGTGCGTGGTCCAGCaaagaaaaacacaaacttGCACCAAACATTGTGGCCTTTACCAGAAGGTTTAATCAT GTAAGTTTTTGGGTTGTCAAAGAGATACTGACAGCCCAGACATTGAAGATCCGTGCTGAGGTACTTGGTCACTTTGTGAAGATTGCAAAGAAACTGTTTGAGCTGAATAATTACCATGCTTTGATGGCCGTGGTGTCAGCATTACAAAGTGCACCAATCTTTAGGCTGATTAAAACGTGGGGA CTTTTACACAGAAAAGAAAGAcagacatttgaaaaattagcTGAGGTAATGTCAGAAGACAACAACCGAGAAAAATTGCGTGAACATATGAACACTGTGAGGCTTCCATGTATACCTTATCTAG GCATGTATTTACAAGACTTGATTTACATAGATGTAGCTCATCCACATTCAGGGGGTTTAGAAAGTCAACAGAGATCATTACAG ATGAATAATATTTGCAGAATTATTGCTGAATTTCAACAGTCATCATATGAACACTTGCCAACGCTATGCCATGTACAAAATTATCTTAAATCAGTCAGATACATTGAAGAACTACAAAAATTTGTCGAAGAAGACAACTACAA TTTATCTTTGAAAATCGAACCAGCGGATACTGCCCCAGATAGCTATGAGTGTAGATCAAAAGACGATCTCTCAG AGTCGCCAGGATCACCACATGTTGCCGGGAAACACACGCCCTCAACACCATCAGCGCCTAGATTTATACCGGGTCATAGAAAAACACGAAGTTTAGGTACAAA ttttctctgtcactcaATCCCCACAGAGTCATTTAG TTTACCCACATCATCAACAGTTACAAGTAATGGTTCAAGACATTTGTTAGATGACAGTTTACTTGAAGACTTTCAAATAAGTAATCCTCTAGAGCTTTCTATCAATGGCCAATCAAGAGGAAGCAGTGATGGGTCTGTGTCAACTATCAGTGATGAACAGGATATGCTAATGAGACCAATTGACAG ttcTTCCATTTCAAGTGATGAAGTTATTTGTACTGATATTTCAGATTCTTCCTTTACAATTCAAG GCTGTCTGAAGAGGAAGACAGTTttgaaaaatgggaaaaaaccTTCA TTTTCAGCGTGGACAAGGTTTTGGGTGGGACTGTGGGGAACCAACCTTGTTTTCTACGCAGCCAAACATTTGAGAGGCCAAGAGAGAAATGATTTCAAGTCATCAGCTTGTAAAATAGTCTCCATTATTGATTGGATGGCGGTACTTACAGAAGAAATTCATCACAATGACGTTGTTCAGATGACAGATCCTTCAAAAG GTAATGTCTATAAGTTCAAAGCAGGAACTCCAAGTAGAGCATCTCAGTGGTTTAAGTTTCTTAATGAAGCCAGCAAACCCAATCAAGGTCCTAAG acaCCAGCAAACTTGATGTCGTTTGAATGA
- the LOC139114751 gene encoding ras-specific guanine nucleotide-releasing factor RalGPS1-like isoform X5, producing the protein MSCLIFQAIIAVCKDRGSQDSLDSRWTLPRMKSYDAVVFDMLRVTPDEFASQITLQDIPVFKAIHPEELTSCAWSSKEKHKLAPNIVAFTRRFNHVSFWVVKEILTAQTLKIRAEVLGHFVKIAKKLFELNNYHALMAVVSALQSAPIFRLIKTWGLLHRKERQTFEKLAEVMSEDNNREKLREHMNTVRLPCIPYLGMYLQDLIYIDVAHPHSGGLESQQRSLQMNNICRIIAEFQQSSYEHLPTLCHVQNYLKSVRYIEELQKFVEEDNYNLSLKIEPADTAPDSYECRSKDDLSESPGSPHVAGKHTPSTPSAPRFIPGHRKTRSLGTNFLCHSIPTESFSLPTSSTVTSNGSRHLLDDSLLEDFQISNPLELSINGQSRGSSDGSVSTISDEQDMLMRPIDSSSISSDEVICTDISDSSFTIQGCLKRKTVLKNGKKPSFSAWTRFWVGLWGTNLVFYAAKHLRGQERNDFKSSACKIVSIIDWMAVLTEEIHHNDVVQMTDPSKGNVYKFKAGTPSRASQWFKFLNEASKPNQGPKTPANLMSFE; encoded by the exons ATGTCCTGTCTGATATTTCAAGCAATTATAGCAGTATGTAAG GATCGAGGCAGCCAGGATTCTTTGGACAGTCGGTGGACACTGCCAAGAATGAAGAGCTATGATGCTGTTGTATTTGATATGCTCAGGGTTACTCCAGATGAATTTGCT AGCCAGATAACACTTCAAGATATTCCAGTGTTCAAGGCTATTCATCCAGAG GAACTTACAAGCTGTGCGTGGTCCAGCaaagaaaaacacaaacttGCACCAAACATTGTGGCCTTTACCAGAAGGTTTAATCAT GTAAGTTTTTGGGTTGTCAAAGAGATACTGACAGCCCAGACATTGAAGATCCGTGCTGAGGTACTTGGTCACTTTGTGAAGATTGCAAAGAAACTGTTTGAGCTGAATAATTACCATGCTTTGATGGCCGTGGTGTCAGCATTACAAAGTGCACCAATCTTTAGGCTGATTAAAACGTGGGGA CTTTTACACAGAAAAGAAAGAcagacatttgaaaaattagcTGAGGTAATGTCAGAAGACAACAACCGAGAAAAATTGCGTGAACATATGAACACTGTGAGGCTTCCATGTATACCTTATCTAG GCATGTATTTACAAGACTTGATTTACATAGATGTAGCTCATCCACATTCAGGGGGTTTAGAAAGTCAACAGAGATCATTACAG ATGAATAATATTTGCAGAATTATTGCTGAATTTCAACAGTCATCATATGAACACTTGCCAACGCTATGCCATGTACAAAATTATCTTAAATCAGTCAGATACATTGAAGAACTACAAAAATTTGTCGAAGAAGACAACTACAA TTTATCTTTGAAAATCGAACCAGCGGATACTGCCCCAGATAGCTATGAGTGTAGATCAAAAGACGATCTCTCAG AGTCGCCAGGATCACCACATGTTGCCGGGAAACACACGCCCTCAACACCATCAGCGCCTAGATTTATACCGGGTCATAGAAAAACACGAAGTTTAGGTACAAA ttttctctgtcactcaATCCCCACAGAGTCATTTAG TTTACCCACATCATCAACAGTTACAAGTAATGGTTCAAGACATTTGTTAGATGACAGTTTACTTGAAGACTTTCAAATAAGTAATCCTCTAGAGCTTTCTATCAATGGCCAATCAAGAGGAAGCAGTGATGGGTCTGTGTCAACTATCAGTGATGAACAGGATATGCTAATGAGACCAATTGACAG ttcTTCCATTTCAAGTGATGAAGTTATTTGTACTGATATTTCAGATTCTTCCTTTACAATTCAAG GCTGTCTGAAGAGGAAGACAGTTttgaaaaatgggaaaaaaccTTCA TTTTCAGCGTGGACAAGGTTTTGGGTGGGACTGTGGGGAACCAACCTTGTTTTCTACGCAGCCAAACATTTGAGAGGCCAAGAGAGAAATGATTTCAAGTCATCAGCTTGTAAAATAGTCTCCATTATTGATTGGATGGCGGTACTTACAGAAGAAATTCATCACAATGACGTTGTTCAGATGACAGATCCTTCAAAAG GTAATGTCTATAAGTTCAAAGCAGGAACTCCAAGTAGAGCATCTCAGTGGTTTAAGTTTCTTAATGAAGCCAGCAAACCCAATCAAGGTCCTAAG acaCCAGCAAACTTGATGTCGTTTGAATGA